In Nerophis lumbriciformis linkage group LG04, RoL_Nlum_v2.1, whole genome shotgun sequence, a single window of DNA contains:
- the LOC133572225 gene encoding uncharacterized protein: MAPSYVVVEFLGERSVAVVPTIWTKDDGKNTFCYWPKPNPTHSRIRRAEIPDKEVWDRLPIRVFRKTLTEDFDKALQYEKQAEMFSSPEEEEISTKRSHITPERYRNDEEDVFDADDEEEIRPKKKCRKEKSQILIQAPPLPVLPPLNFPISSKYQTTSASTSQYYTTPRHPGRPHSPARSSTYRLSPDRNHASSSSQYQTTPASMSQYQTTPKKQQECP, encoded by the exons ATGGCTCCTTCGTATGTGGTCGTTGAGTTCCTTGGTGAACGTTCAGTCGCTGTTGTCCCAACCATATGGACAAAAGATGATGGAAAG AATACCTTCTGCTATTGGCCAAAGCCAAATCCTACCCACTCCAGAATCCGGAGAGCTGAGATTCCTGACAAAGAAGTCTGGGATAGGCTACCAATTCGGGTTTTCAGGAAAACATTGACTG AAGACTTTGACAAGGCCCTTCAATATGAAAAACAAGCTGAAATGTTTTCGAGCCCAGAGGAAGAAGAAATATCAACCAAACGGAGCCACATCACCCCTGAACGTTATAGAAACGATGAGGAAGATGTGTTTGATGCTGACG ACGAAGAGGAAATTCGGccaaaaaagaagtgcagaaaagaGAAATCACAGATCCTCATCCAGGCACCCCCACTGCCAGTGCTCccaccattgaactttccaatcTCCAGCAAGTACCAGACCACTTCAGCCAGTACCAGCCAATACTACACCACTCCAAGGCATCCAGGCCGACCTCACAGCCCAGCGAGAAGCAGCACTTACAGGCTCAGTCCAGACAGGAATCATGCATCTAGCTCAAGCCAGTACCAAACCACTCCAGCCAGTATGAGTCAGTACCAGACCACTCCCAAGAAGCAGCAGGAATGCCCTTGA